The Humulus lupulus chromosome 3, drHumLupu1.1, whole genome shotgun sequence genome window below encodes:
- the LOC133825296 gene encoding uncharacterized protein LOC133825296: MKPSCANREVLLPLFHKAISSTSVCTREVLLPLTLTEMPDRKALTNGIPLLTKHKVNHQMLTEKWPKQTRVISKALASRSSLSGWILHPRGSCPNGLYSVSNDSRKKKKKGKKSTSKPNQVVYEVPSLMNDVLGEHYDIAAEVDHKKLGEEPGTASATLQDERATSLLEVSTKEKQFDIIPGADNVNVVSNEKNTNENASLDGLTAKPTDDVHVVSNDAGKKKKKGKKSKSKLNQIVSEVPSLGNDVLGEHYGITAEVDHKNLGEEPSSASAPLQGECVITPLEVCPKEKQSGIIPGADEIHVVSNDKNKNENASVDGLTAKTTDDVHVVSNETGKKKKKGKKSKSKLNQVVSGVTSSGNDVLGEHYDITAEVDHKNFGEEPGTASAPLQGITPPVISTKEKQFDIVPGAEKHAIPVLDVENKSKASVEEAPSAADKMRNSKSRCPADAKGNVSLAVGEPFDQQMDVRESGHKNSALSWGGGAAEENTASKKSTFKGLLEVQTLI; the protein is encoded by the exons ATGAAGCCATCATGTGCTAACAGAGAAGTTCTTCTACCTTTGTTCCACAAGGCAATTTCTTCTACCTCTGTTTGCACAAGAGAGGTTCTTTTACCTCT GACGCTAACGGAGATGCCTGATCGCAAAGCCTTGACTAATGGCATTCCTCttctcacaaagcacaaagtAAACCACCAAATGCTAACAGAAAAG TGGCCTAAGCAGACCCGGGTGATTTCCAAGGCACTGGCTTCGCGGTCTTCACTGAGTGGGTGGATACTACACCCAAGAGGGTCTTGCCCTAATGGCCTGTACTCAGTGAGTAATGACtcaagaaaaaagaagaaaaagggaaagaaatCAACAAGTAAACCTAATCAAGTAGTTTATGAAGTTCCATCTTTGATGAATGATGTTTTAGGGGAGCATTATGACATCGCCGCAGAAGTTGACCATAAAAAGTTAGGTGAGGAGCCTGGCACTGCATCTGCTACTTTACAAGATGAACGTGCCACAAGTCTTCTGGAGGTCTCTACAAAAGAGAAGCAGTTTGATATCATCCCAGGAGCAGACAATGTCAATGTAGTGAGTAATGAGAAGAATACGAATGAAAATGCTTCTTTGGATGGTTTAACTGCCAAGCCTACAGATGATGTCCATGTAGTGAGTAACGACGcaggaaaaaagaagaaaaagggaaagaaatCAAAAAGTAAACTTAATCAAATAGTTTCTGAGGTTCCATCTTTGGGGAATGATGTTTTAGGGGAGCATTATGGCATCACTGCAGAAGTTGACCACAAAAATTTAGGTGAGGAGCCTAGTTCTGCATCTGCCCCTTTACAAGGTGAATGTGTTATAACCCCTCTGGAAGTCTGTCCGAAAGAGAAGCAATCTGGTATCATCCCAGGAGCAGATGAGATCCATGTAGTGAGTAATGAcaagaataaaaatgaaaatgctTCTGTGGATGGTTTAACTGCCAAGACTACCGATGATGTCCATGTAGTGAGTAACGAGAcaggaaaaaagaagaaaaagggaaagaaatCAAAAAGTAAACTTAATCAAGTGGTTTCTGGGGTTACATCTTCGGGGAATGATGTTTTAGGGGAGCATTATGACATCACTGCAGAAGTTGACCATAAAAACTTTGGTGAGGAACCTGGCACTGCATCTGCTCCTTTACAAGGCATAACTCCTCCAGTAATTTCTACAAAAGAGAAGCAATTTGATATCGTCCCAGGAGCCGAAAAACATGCGATCCCAGTATTAG ATGTCGAAAATAAAAGTAAAGCATCTGTAGAGGAAGCGCCAAGTGCAGCAGACAAAATGAGAAATTCAAAGAGTCGTTGTCCTGCAGATGCTAAAGGGAATGTTTCTCTTGCTGTGGGAGAGCCCTTTGATCAGCAAATGGATGTTCGTGAATCTGGGCATAAGAATTCTGCGCTTAGTTGGGGTGGAGGAGCTGCAGAAGAGAATACAGCCTCAAAGAAAAGCACA TTTAAGGGTTTGCTTGAGGTTCAAACCTTAATCTGA